A stretch of DNA from Saccharomycodes ludwigii strain NBRC 1722 chromosome I, whole genome shotgun sequence:
ttctcttttattttctttttttattttctttttttaaccatctttatttttctgagtagattaatttttaattacttTCGAATAGGATCTTAAAAGTGAAGATGTGAGGGTGCAAAGAGGCAGAGGGGGTGCAATAtctcttatttttttattttttttttttctttttccgaATCTGGTGCGTGAGTGGGATAATGGGGGAGAGAGAAGTACTTCTTCCCAATCTCTCtgtattttctaaaaaccTCTTTACCAATTAGAATTTTGCACCCTTTTTGCTAATGACAATAGTAATACTGGcactaatattaaaaccCTCCCTCCCCATCAATTATCAACGACAACaattttaaacatttttattaaactgAACCGTGATAATTAATTCAAAGTTACTAcatattttctttgatCTATACATGCACACAcccaaatatatatatatatatatatatagaaagAGAGAATAATTTCTTgagaatttaaaatatatgtaaTTAATCATTCctaatcatttttttttcttctcttttCCCCTCATATTAAACCAATCCTTTCTATTATAATCATTTATGagcaaatattttaaatttcttttttaattgacaGTTACTTCGTGATAAAGGCAACAAGATTCAAGCAAATAAACATCAAATAGTTCGGAGTTAATACTTTGCATAAGTCCTAGGTTGTAGTATtacatataataatgacGAGTTCAAGTAAAGTTTTCAAtgtttctgttttttttgtcgttTTCAGAGAATGTTTAGAAgccgttgttgttgtttcggttttattatcctttttaaaacaatctATAGGACAGACAGATCAGAGATTatacaagaaattaaaaattcaagTTTGGGTGGGTGTGGTTACTGGATTTATATGCTGTTTGGCCATTGGTGGTGGGTTTATTGGTGCGTACTACAATTTgcaaaatgatatttttggtgGTGCAGAAGATATGTGGGAAGGTATTTTTTGTATGATTGCGACAATTATGATTTCTGTGATGGGTATTGCAATGTTaagaattaataaaatgcAAAGTAAATGGAGAGTCAAAATTGCTAGAGCTTTAGTGGATGTTCCTAAGACCAGGTTTggtaaatttaaattaggATATTTGTCCAAGAAGTATTGTATGTTTATCTTGCCATGTATTACAGTTTTAAGAGAAGGGTTGGAAGCCGTCGTTTTCGTTGCTGGTGCCGGTGTCACAACTGAAGGTTCGAAAGCTACTTCTTATCCATTACCGGTTTTTGTTGGATTAGTTTGTGGCTGTTTGGTCggattattcttattttatGGTGGGTCATACACCTCATTGcagttttttttggttatcTCCACGtgtattttgtatttaatttCTGCTGGGTTGTTTAGTAGAGGTGCTTggttttttgaaaattatagaTTTAATAAGGCCACTGGGGGTGATGCCAGTGAAGGTGGTGATGGTAATGGATCCTATAACATTCAAAAGGCTGTTTATCATGTCAATTGTTGTAATCCGGAATTAGATAACGGTTGggatattttcaattctttgTTGGGTTGGCAAAATACTGGGTACCTAAGTTCTGTGTTGTGTTATAACATATACTGGTtggttgttattttatttattgtattGTTAATGCATGAGGAAAAGACTGGACATTTGCCATTTTTCTCTAAATTGAAATTCAGACATTTGAACCCAGGGTATTGGATTAAGGGTAAATATAAGAAGGAGATGACtgaagaagagaaaaaaaggttatTTGAACAAATGCAAAAACTAGGGTTTAATGAGGATGGTTTAACTGAACAGCCTGATGAAGATGGAGAGCCAAGGGAAAGTACTGAGATACATAGTAATTTGGATAATTTAAGTGGTGAACATCAATTCCAACAAGAACTTGAACATCAGCAGGAAAACAAAGAATATGAGACTGATGACAAACAAGGTAAGATCCATGCGTATAGCCATGAAATTTAGAGAAaacttttatataatttagtttaataataataataataataataatagtaacaatacgggaaaaaaaaaaaaaaaaaaaaaaaaaagagtggGGGATTGTTTATACTTATTTACTTATTGGTTTATTTCAAAACAGTAATCTTAGAAAactataatattatatcttAGATATGATGATATTTACTAATATGCAcagactttttttttagaaactAAATTGATTGCACATTATTCTTTAAATTGGTATATAAGAAGATATCATTGTGGACGGCTGGGGGAGGGAGAGATTATATGGCATTTTACAAGCTcttataaagaaaagatttatgttgatttattttgattttttttattttattttagtttgtatatttgaaattaatcGGAGtttatgaaaaattatGTATCTTACTGGCAACACATCGGAAGGAAGATTGCAGGAACTTTCAAGAGAGaaagtaaaaatttataatagaatttatattattagtacGGTCTTTGTgcattatttaaatgataaaagtATTAGTCTTAAATGGCTATCAAATGTTAGCTACGGCTTGATTTTATGAATATTCTTAGAGGATAGCGTAGGTATTTTAGACGGGGATAATTATGTACCGATGGTCTCTCCAATCAAAGTATGGCCCATAATGGTATTGAAAGAAGAGAGAAAGTAAATCTACAAGTGGCAAATAGCAGTAATAAACATTAAAGATTTATTCATTCATTCGTccgtttttgtttttgtttttgttttaattttaattttaattttaattttaatttttatttttatttttatttttatttttatttttatttttatttttactagaaaaaaaaatacgtaTTAAAAGCGGTCATACAGAAAGTTTTTAtgtttcttttcattttctttgcTGGTGCgcataataaatatttaatctaatattaatatctttttaaaGCAAATTTCATATTTCATATTTCAAATTGTCGGTTTGAAAGGgataagaaaaacaaaacaaaataaaattacaaCCAGAGGAAACAACACCCACAAACCAACTACCGGACAGGTCCAACTTTACAATTTTAcgataaaaaagaaaaagaaaaaaaaaaaaaaaaagaaaaaaaaaaaaaaaagaaaaatatcaaaacaaaacaaaacaaaaaaaatttaaacaagGCGAAAGAGACAAAATCAACTTTATACAAGTTTTCAACAACTAATAGCCACACATCTACATTCTCCTTTCTCTCAAATTAATAAGAATAtcatacaaaataaataaataaataaataaatatctaaaaataaaaaataaagctaaaaacaaaaaaaacaaaaagctcatacatattcataatagtaatactagctcaaatataaatcatGGTTTTGATTAAAGGTGTGAAATATGCGTGCGAACGTTGTATTCGTGGCCATCGAGTAACAGGATGCACTCATACAGACCAGCCtttaatgatgataaaacCTAAGGGTAGACCATCCACTGCTTGCCAACATTGCAAGAATATgaggaaaaataaaaatattaatccTTCAGGTGTATGTACTTGTGGGcggcaaaaaaaaatagaagaaCAAAAACGAAAGCAGAGAGAAAggaaacaacaacaaggtGATTTGGTTAATGATAACACAATAATAGCTTCTAGTTGCGACTGTGAAATATCTGAAAAATGTGTTTGCGGaagcaaaagaaaaaatacaaaaaaatttaaggATGTTACTAGTATAACTGGTAGCACTAGGggtagaagaagaaaaatcaCAACTAACATAgctaaaatagaaaatggTACTGAGGGAAGCAATTATTTCGGTAATAGAAATGGTATATTAAGTCGTAGCACCAGTAGTTTAagtatcaataataatagtataaaCAAGTTAACTGATAACCAAGCAGTGCATGTCTTCTCTCAGGATAATATACTTCATAATAATGTACAAaacagtaaaaataaaaacaatttagTAAATGATGTGCCGTCCTCGGTTTCTCTAAGGTCATTCGATATCAGTGTTAACAAAGTCACTAAACCTCAAATAGTATCTTCAACCTCCTCAACCTCACTAAtatatcataataataataataataacagtaacagtaacaatcataatcataataatcatgTACATAATATTGCTAATATTTCTTCAAAACAACCTTTTGACCAAGAATTATGGACAGATGTACAAAATATTAGATACTCTGTTTTACCTGACTCAAACAAGTCCAATATCAATAACACTAGTAGTCCTACAAATGTGCTAATGAgtgacaacaacaacagtaataatataccGAGATTTAATCCAAGTTTTATGCCTTCTGAATCCTCTCCacacaataataatgataataaatactCTCCAAGTTCTCATATTACAAACCCAATGAAAGTTGGAGAAGTTTCTATTCCATTACGAGAGTATATTCCAAATGAAATCAATGGTATTGGTAATATAAATGATGCTACCATGAACAGTTCgaatattatcaataaaaatagcgATGCCGTATCTCTGCAAAATTCTAATTCTACTCTATTCGTGGATGCAAGTTCTAAAATGCCAACTCATGATGAAATTAAtactaatgataataatatacatatgAATGTTAATAGTAGCAGGGATAATAGCTACAGCAGTAGTAACACAACGACAACTAACAATAAGGAATTGTTTGTGGATGAGGATCTATTGATTAAAGATGTTCCTTGGCCTTTTCAAGCTGCAACAACTGGTTCTGGATTGTTAGACCTTTTTTCGGATACTTCAAACCCACAAcagtttattaaattaaaaagtaagcaacaacagcagcagcaacaacacTCAACACATAGATTTTATCATGATGGTGCAACACCTCCTGAACTAACGATGAGCACAAACGAAAACTCTGGAATAAAAAGGTCTAATTCAATCAAATCAACCACTTCTAAAGCGGCCAGTATGGTAAGAAATGCAAGTTTTGCCACATATGTTAATGCTAACGTTAACGGAAATAGTGTTGCAGATAGTAACATTCATAATTATTCGTCTAGTATTATATCTGACGATAACATGAGAGCACATGAACTGCCGCCAATAGGTAGTTTCAAGGAAAAGGGATATAGAACCTCGCAGGTCctaagtagtagtaatagtGGTGTTAATTTAAATCAACATTTTGTGAACCAccataataaacaaacaagaTTAGAAAACGTTAACAATACCCATAACcctaataacaataataatgtgaATGACACTGAAAGTATTAAAAGTGTAGAAGTTTTATCTTTAACTCCAGGATTCACCGACATCCCAGAAAGAGCCACACCCTCCTCTAACCCattcatatataataataataataataataacaatattaatgataGCACCGATACTGTTACTGGGAATAAGCACAACCATCATAACAATttacataataataaaagatatattCATACAACTGCCGGCGTTAATAAAAGTAACGGTACTAGTTCAGTAATGGCTTTAAAGCATCATAATACTGGTGGCGAACATTATTCGTCTTATAAAGCAAGTGCTAATACATCAATTAATAACTTAACTAAATCCTCAAATCATTCACAGCAACATCATGGAATCACCAAAAGTAAgtcttttgttgttaatagtaataacaattccTCAGCCGTCATTCATGACTCAGAAAGTATTTCTTCCTTAGGTTTGTCAACTTTGGAGAATAGTAATGTTGTTGCGAACAACAACAGCGCTAATAACATGGGTAATTTCCCCACATTAGGTTCGTTTTCATCTTATAGAAGTAATGGGAGCCCTTATTACCCTAATAATCATGAACTTTCCTCtccaaataacaataatttcaaTGCCAATAACGCTTCTTCCACCATTATGTCATATAATATACCTTCTTCCACAGCAACTAAAAAGGAGTTTGGcgtgaataataataataataataataataatacgaTGGTTGCCCCAAGTGTTGATTTGTTTGATTCGCCTTCATCAATAATGACTCTGGGAAGTGGCGATCCTGCCCAAGTTTCTAGTTTAGTTTCACCAGCTGATTCACATAATACCagcaataatatcaatttagtgacaacaacaattacTAATTCTAGTAGTCAAAGTGGAAGCGGAGCCAGGGGCTCTATGCACAGCGGGAATGGTTCGGCTAACGGTAAAACCATACCTAACAACAGCAATAGTAGCACTAGTGTTGCAAATCATAATACTACTGGCAACACTAACTCTACCAATAGTTGTGTTAGTGTCCCAtattctaataaaaatgatattgcCGATGGTACATCCGATATTTTCAATGAATTAGAAACATTAACTACGGACCCCGCAAACTACTTTATGAACGTGGAACTAATAGATAATTTAAGTAATGTTTCTGCCATTAGGAATAATGTTAGTAAGCATGCTGCTGCTTATGACAATCTTGAAAGTAATATTACCGTAGATCAGACCAACAAGACTGGCAATACCAATGCTAATTTTTCGATTGATGGAAACCAAACTAGTTTCAACAATGTTTCTCCAAGACAGGCTCTGccaaatcaaataatatatcaatCTACAATaaacactaataataataataataataataccaatgaACTTGGGGATTTGATCTCTGGCACTGGGTCTTTGTTAAATTATTCATCCGCTACTTTCAATAGCTCTGTCCCTAATACTGGAAAACATATTACTGCCAATCGTACCAATTGCAATAATAGCAACACTGTTAGTCCTGCTTCTGTAACTTCGAGAAATTTAAATGACGGCTCGCCAAACAGTACTACCAGTTCAGGAAGTGGACTGGAGGAATTCAGTGCAATTGATAGACTAGTTTCATAGGTAACcctataaaataatattatacttTATGTTTTTACCATTTATGAAAGTGCTAACATCATAGTAAACTTATATTTTCCATATATCCTTTATACAAAtttatacatacatatatacatatatatttcttctttagtTACTTAATCTATGTAATGATTTTTATGCCCCCCCTTtcatcctttttttaaacccTGGTTCGTGTCGTAAAACATATGCTTACCGTTCGGTCACAACCTTTTCCTAGAGGAGTAGAAATGTTGTAAATATAATGACTCATATAGGCTTTATGGAAAAATGTTGATTTTAtcatattttcaaattagtAATTCCACTTGTGATGGAATTTACACTTTTTCCTTGCTCTTTGTAATCATTTACTATGCCGGTTTCTTCATTTAAATAGAAACAcaatttttcatcattaatttcaaaaatacttttttgttcaaGGTGTTGGATTTTGCAAAGCCTCAAAATATACTCTAATAGAGTAACTGACATAATTCCTTTGTTATTTCCATTAACACTAGGATGTGTATGAACAGAATCTTGTTCTTCCGGGTCCAGTGTAGATTTGACGCTTTTAAAGCTGGAATTATCATCCTCCGTCTCATCATGTTCATTCTTGGATTCCTCTTGTGATTCTAAATCAGAGGAGGAATCTGAATATTCATATTCTTCATACATACCTAACGCAATCCATTCGTGATTGGAATCATCTGTGGGATAAGTTGAATCGTCAGTATGACGTtcattttgttcttttttaattttcaaaactaaAACAGGATCATTAAAATCAGGTATATTCAATAGGTCACCACTTATATTGAAATAGATTTTAACAAGGGAATTcaaatcatatttttttgtttgaacTATTTCTTCATTCAAATTATGATACCTCCCGTCATCAaagttttgtttaattgTTAAGTCatattgatattttgaGCATTTTTTGGTCATATTTTCAGAGTGTTCTGTGTTCtcctttttattgattgttattgttgccCTTTTCATGTTTTCTTTccataatattttatccgATATTGAGCTCACAGAAAAGACGCTCATTTCAAAGATAGGACCTATATTATTGGTGTGtttcttattttcaaaGGAAAAGTATTTAGCCGCATTTAATATCAAACTTGGTGATACATCGCTAATCTTCATAGTTGTGCATAAATTGATACCAGAAGTGTATAAACTTAAATTGATCAACGGAATAATTTCTTCAATTCTACGTGTAAACGATTTCATTTTATCGATTATAACCCTTACTTCGTCCATATTGTCGTTTGGTTGTTGtaaataaatttcaaaatcttGTATATCTTTTTGTAAAGGCTCGATTAATCTCAAAGTAGAATTCAATGTAGGTGTATTTGATTTCAACGAAACTAGCTTAATTAAATCCATCGCATTTGCCACAATATCAAATTGAATggttaatttattttttagtaatttcaattcatatatttcattattattgtttttgtttttgtactTGCCTGAAAAATTGGTATTATCATCTACACTATCAATAACTTTGGCTTGAGAATCCTTTTTGGCCGAAACTGCTGGGTTAAGTAGTTTTtcgtttattttatcatctAACAATTTAGTTATCTTCTTCAATGCAAATGAGGAAGCATATGATACACTTGATTTGATGGCAAATGAAATAGCTTTGCTACCAGCATCATTTATAAATTGATCCATAgctgttttttatttaatttttttttttttctttattacttgtatatatattttgaaataaaatcaagtaattttttttttttttctccctttttttcatttcttttattaatggCGAGGGGACGAAGACAAAAACTCATTCGTCTTCTTTTTCACCTTGTCAACTTCCCATATAAAAAGTGACGCCttccataaaaataaaaatcaattaattaattacaCAATTTagaactaaaaaaaaaaaaaaaccaatatTCCTATTACAAATTAATACTTTTAACCCTAAACacattataaataaataattacaaCTATAAAAGATACGGGAAATggaagaaattgaaaaccATTGAACTTCCCATTCTTTTCTTGACTTATCAGgcttattttttctttttcttcctcaAGTATGCGAGatatattgaaaaacataACTTATATCCTTGAACTGAAACTCGTTTTTTAGTAGGTGATCATTGGTTTTCTGTAAGCCAACGTGATTCAGATGATTCCATGTAGTAGCATCTCCATATAGCATAGCACTGGATCTGATAATTTGTTTCCCATTTTTACAACGCTTGCAATTGAAAGTATTGTGGGTATCACAATCGCAATTACcatcatatataaataactttCTTAGGTTATCTGAACTAAATAATCTCTCCACATCCTCCTTTTCATCCACAACACAAGATGAAAGattcattttcattgatTGACGTTGATATATCTTTTCTTCTATTGTTCCAGTACAAATAAACCTATAAATAAAGCAATCCTTTTTCTGGCCATCTCTCCAAACACGAGCTAGAGCCTGTTGATCTGCAGCTGGATTCCAATCTGGATCCATCAAAATTAATCTATTAGCACCAATTAAGTTAATACCGCAACCGCCTGCTTTAGAacttaataaaaagataaactCGTTGCTACTTGGATCATTGAATTTATCAACCaatttttgtcttttattAACCGACATAGTACCATCCAATCTTAATGAACCATAACTGTTACTGCGGCACATTTTATCAATCAAATCCAAAGTTTGAGTATAATTTGATATGATAACTATTTTATCGTTTGACTCTgttctaattttaaataaaaatctttCCAAAATACTAAATTTCGAAGATATACCAAGTGTTTGAATGCCTCTATTACCGCCGCTGCCACCACCACGACGCCCAGTCCCAACGGAATGTAAGTATGATGGATCATATTCCTCTGGAATTAATAAGTTATCATTCAAATCAATCTCTGGCatatctttttcaaaatcaattaaatcAGGATGATTGCAtagttttttcaaaacaccGATGCACTTCAATGGTGTATCTGCTTTATTGTTTGTACTAGTTGTTTCTTCTAGATTGTCAAGATCACCGGagaattttaataaatctctagattttatataatatttgtaCAATTTTTCTTGGAACGGACTTAATTTGCAAAAAACAACGTGTTCGTATTTGCATGGCAAATACTTGGctaaaatatcatttgtccttctaataataaatttggaAACAATATCACTTAAATCTTGTAGTTTCTTTTGTCCTAATAAACATTCTTCCTTGTCCGCATCTGCATCTCTCCCCCTTATAATGGgtatttcaaaatttctACGAAATTGATTTCTTGTACCCAATAGACCAGggtttgaaaaatttaatagtGCAAAATACTCACTCAAATCGTTTTGGATTGGTGTACCTGATAAAATGACTCTTCTATTGCAATTAATACTGTTTAGGGCAGTAAAAGTTAGACTGTCCTCATTTTTTAACCTATGGCCCTCGTCAGCCAACATTAACCCAACTAGACAATTGCTTAGAGAGTCTACATTTCTTCTTAAAGTTTCATACGATATGATTAGCACAGGCTTAACAATCTGCCTCCCACATGCATTAGCCCATTGCCTAATCGCATCAGATACTGATAAACCA
This window harbors:
- the YRB30 gene encoding Yrb30p (similar to Saccharomyces cerevisiae YGL164C | YRB30 | Yeast Ran Binder), encoding MDQFINDAGSKAISFAIKSSVSYASSFALKKITKLLDDKINEKLLNPAVSAKKDSQAKVIDSVDDNTNFSGKYKNKNNNNEIYELKLLKNKLTIQFDIVANAMDLIKLVSLKSNTPTLNSTLRLIEPLQKDIQDFEIYLQQPNDNMDEVRVIIDKMKSFTRRIEEIIPLINLSLYTSGINLCTTMKISDVSPSLILNAAKYFSFENKKHTNNIGPIFEMSVFSVSSISDKILWKENMKRATITINKKENTEHSENMTKKCSKYQYDLTIKQNFDDGRYHNLNEEIVQTKKYDLNSLVKIYFNISGDLLNIPDFNDPVLVLKIKKEQNERHTDDSTYPTDDSNHEWIALGMYEEYEYSDSSSDLESQEESKNEHDETEDDNSSFKSVKSTLDPEEQDSVHTHPSVNGNNKGIMSVTLLEYILRLCKIQHLEQKSIFEINDEKLCFYLNEETGIVNDYKEQGKSVNSITSGITNLKI
- the RAD54 gene encoding DNA-dependent ATPase RAD54 (similar to Saccharomyces cerevisiae YGL163C | RAD54 | RADiation sensitive), coding for MAKSRFPDRPPNGTGFGITPKKQPNPFNITQSYEKLTRPFKIPLNHGTRNRVNKAGTISTVTRSTRKAALVAQDRVSKALDLNHVLQENEEKEEEYTSTTVIKQRYDALSSTRYLEDSKNIEIKLHSKFNVPIKNYVRSHNLNLRLGMKPKLIDLPPRPLHDPYDDLAIVLYDPTTDGDMPDEGDDIQEEPSCSTTTTEEQTNKGATPSTTTDKKLVNIHPPKMNNGVKNKSLKELLGSDTNDEGKQKEKKKYGNVAVVIDPKLGKILRPHQIEGVRFLYRCVTGLVMKDFIKEKSNLLLLPSTPSTPLPSPDEYGIEGEEAEKESQHIKKKKKKKTKKEIEEEELNIKFKNQSSHAKNAYGCIMADGMGLGKTLQCLALLWTLLRQGPNGKPTINKAIIVCPSSLVGNWANEIVKWLGANVLTPLAIDGKKHSTNGLSVSDAIRQWANACGRQIVKPVLIISYETLRRNVDSLSNCLVGLMLADEGHRLKNEDSLTFTALNSINCNRRVILSGTPIQNDLSEYFALLNFSNPGLLGTRNQFRRNFEIPIIRGRDADADKEECLLGQKKLQDLSDIVSKFIIRRTNDILAKYLPCKYEHVVFCKLSPFQEKLYKYYIKSRDLLKFSGDLDNLEETTSTNNKADTPLKCIGVLKKLCNHPDLIDFEKDMPEIDLNDNLLIPEEYDPSYLHSVGTGRRGGGSGGNRGIQTLGISSKFSILERFLFKIRTESNDKIVIISNYTQTLDLIDKMCRSNSYGSLRLDGTMSVNKRQKLVDKFNDPSSNEFIFLLSSKAGGCGINLIGANRLILMDPDWNPAADQQALARVWRDGQKKDCFIYRFICTGTIEEKIYQRQSMKMNLSSCVVDEKEDVERLFSSDNLRKLFIYDGNCDCDTHNTFNCKRCKNGKQIIRSSAMLYGDATTWNHLNHVGLQKTNDHLLKNEFQFKDISYVFQYISHT
- the FTR1 gene encoding high-affinity iron permease FTR1 (similar to Saccharomyces cerevisiae YER145C | FTR1 | Fe TRansporter), which codes for MTSSSKVFNVSVFFVVFRECLEAVVVVSVLLSFLKQSIGQTDQRLYKKLKIQVWVGVVTGFICCLAIGGGFIGAYYNLQNDIFGGAEDMWEGIFCMIATIMISVMGIAMLRINKMQSKWRVKIARALVDVPKTRFGKFKLGYLSKKYCMFILPCITVLREGLEAVVFVAGAGVTTEGSKATSYPLPVFVGLVCGCLVGLFLFYGGSYTSLQFFLVISTCILYLISAGLFSRGAWFFENYRFNKATGGDASEGGDGNGSYNIQKAVYHVNCCNPELDNGWDIFNSLLGWQNTGYLSSVLCYNIYWLVVILFIVLLMHEEKTGHLPFFSKLKFRHLNPGYWIKGKYKKEMTEEEKKRLFEQMQKLGFNEDGLTEQPDEDGEPRESTEIHSNLDNLSGEHQFQQELEHQQENKEYETDDKQGKIHAYSHEI
- a CDS encoding uncharacterized protein (similar to Saccharomyces cerevisiae YPR008W | HAA1 | Homolog of Ace1 Activator (paralog of YGL166W | CUP2)); the protein is MVLIKGVKYACERCIRGHRVTGCTHTDQPLMMIKPKGRPSTACQHCKNMRKNKNINPSGVCTCGRQKKIEEQKRKQRERKQQQGDLVNDNTIIASSCDCEISEKCVCGSKRKNTKKFKDVTSITGSTRGRRRKITTNIAKIENGTEGSNYFGNRNGILSRSTSSLSINNNSINKLTDNQAVHVFSQDNILHNNVQNSKNKNNLVNDVPSSVSLRSFDISVNKVTKPQIVSSTSSTSLIYHNNNNNNSNSNNHNHNNHVHNIANISSKQPFDQELWTDVQNIRYSVLPDSNKSNINNTSSPTNVLMSDNNNSNNIPRFNPSFMPSESSPHNNNDNKYSPSSHITNPMKVGEVSIPLREYIPNEINGIGNINDATMNSSNIINKNSDAVSLQNSNSTLFVDASSKMPTHDEINTNDNNIHMNVNSSRDNSYSSSNTTTTNNKELFVDEDLLIKDVPWPFQAATTGSGLLDLFSDTSNPQQFIKLKSKQQQQQQQHSTHRFYHDGATPPELTMSTNENSGIKRSNSIKSTTSKAASMVRNASFATYVNANVNGNSVADSNIHNYSSSIISDDNMRAHELPPIGSFKEKGYRTSQVLSSSNSGVNLNQHFVNHHNKQTRLENVNNTHNPNNNNNVNDTESIKSVEVLSLTPGFTDIPERATPSSNPFIYNNNNNNNNINDSTDTVTGNKHNHHNNLHNNKRYIHTTAGVNKSNGTSSVMALKHHNTGGEHYSSYKASANTSINNLTKSSNHSQQHHGITKSKSFVVNSNNNSSAVIHDSESISSLGLSTLENSNVVANNNSANNMGNFPTLGSFSSYRSNGSPYYPNNHELSSPNNNNFNANNASSTIMSYNIPSSTATKKEFGVNNNNNNNNNTMVAPSVDLFDSPSSIMTLGSGDPAQVSSLVSPADSHNTSNNINLVTTTITNSSSQSGSGARGSMHSGNGSANGKTIPNNSNSSTSVANHNTTGNTNSTNSCVSVPYSNKNDIADGTSDIFNELETLTTDPANYFMNVELIDNLSNVSAIRNNVSKHAAAYDNLESNITVDQTNKTGNTNANFSIDGNQTSFNNVSPRQALPNQIIYQSTINTNNNNNNNTNELGDLISGTGSLLNYSSATFNSSVPNTGKHITANRTNCNNSNTVSPASVTSRNLNDGSPNSTTSSGSGLEEFSAIDRLVS